The genomic interval AGTACGAAGGGTTTGCCGAGACGGCCACGAACTACATGCCCGAAACGATTGACTTGGAATCGCTACGTCATGCGGCACAGAGATGCAGAGCCTGTGATCTTTGTCATCATGCGACGCAAACAGTATTTGGGGACGGTCCTGCAAACGCACGCATTGTGTTGGTAGGCGAACAACCGGGAGATCGCGAAGACATCGAGGGTCATCCGTTTGTGGGACCGGCGGGTCAATTGCTCAACGACGCCCTTTCGCAGGCCGGAATCGACCGTAGCCAGATTTACATCACGAACATCGTCAAACACTTTAAATTCACGGAGCAGGAGACAACGCAAACGGACGTGAGAGGCAAAAGGCGGATTCACCAAAAGCCCAACTCGCGTGAAATCTATGCATGTCGGCCTTGGTTAGAAGCAGAACTGAGCGTGATCAAACCGGATAGTCTCGTTTGCTTGGGTTCGACCCCGGCCCAAGCGTTGTTCGGACGCGATTTCCGAATTTCCAAGGACCGCGGTACCTTCATCGCAACCGATTGGTGCGAGCGGACGATGGCCACTTGGCATCCCGCAGCGATTCTGCGAATGCCCGATGAGCACCGTCAGGCTCAAATGCGAGACCAACTTGTCGCCGACCTATCCTCCTTGTAATGGGATTCGTCAGAATTCCCCTCGCCACACACGCAATCGACCCAAGAGTTGCGGCCAGTCCCACGCTGATAGACGGATGAACGAACTGCTGCAAACAACCAAGCGTGGACTCTACTGCGCGGCAGGCGACTTCTATGTCGATCCACGCATGCCGGTCGATCGCGCCGTGGTCACGCACGCGCACACGGATCACGCTCGCTGGGGATGCCGTCGCTATCTGGCGGCCAAGCCCAGCGAACACTTGCTCAGGATGCGAATGAACGATGACGCCGAGTTCGAGTTTCTCGAGTATGGAAGTTCTGTCACCATCAACGGCGTTGGAGTAAGCTTTCATCCTGCCGGTCACATGCTCGGCTCGGCGCAAGTCCGATTGGAGTACCGCGGCCGCGTCGCAGTCATCAGTGGTGACTACAAACTCGGTGCGGACCCGACCTGCGAAAGCTGGCAGCCTGTCAAATGCGATCTGTTCGTCACGGAATCAACCTTCGGATTACCTGTCTATCGCTGGCAGCCCGATCAAGAAATCACAGACTCGATCAACGCGTGGTGGCGTGAGAGTCGCGATGCGGGGAAATGTTGCGTGCTGTATGGATACGCGGTGGGCAAGAGTCAACGCTTGCTCGCATGTCTCGATCCCAGTATCGGTCCGATCTACACCCACGGCGCGGTCGAAAAAGGCACTCAAGCCTATCGCGACACCGGTGTTTCAATGCCTCAAACCACCCATGTCGGCTCCATCGCCGGCAAACAGGACTGGAAAGGTGCAATGGTTGTCGCAGTACCAAGCGCACACGGGACTCCTTGGATGCGAAAGTTTGGCCGCGTCAGCACGGCGATGGCAAGTGGTTGGATGGCGGTGCGGGGCGCACGTCGCAGACGCAGCGTCGATCGTGGGTTTGTGATGAGCGACCATGTGGACTGGCCGTCGCTACTCGCTGCGATCCAGGAGTGCGACCCAGAAACGGTTTGGGTGACTCATGGATACTCAGCCGCCGTCGCGAGATACCTCATGGAAAACGGACGTGATGCCAAGGTGATCGATTCGAATCTTCGCACGGAAGAAGACACGTAGTCGGATTCGCCAGAATTTCTTTCTAATCTTCAGACTCTCTTCAACTCGCCGTTCGTTCTGCACCAAGAACGGCGCGTTCGAATCCCAGACTTCAATGCTTCGATTCACACAACTCTACGACGCAATCGACTCGACGACAAAGACCAATGAAAAGGTCGCCGCACTAGAACGCTACTTCGCTGCCTCACCGGCGGACGATGCGGCTTGGGCAACGTATTTCCTTTCAGGAAACAAGTTGCGACAGCTCGTCCCAACGAAACTCCTCAGGATCTGGGCAGCCGAAGAAGCTGGCATACCGGACTGGCTGCTCGACGAGTCGTACCACGCGGTCGGCGATCTGGCAGAAACACTGTCGTTGGTCGTTCCTCCCGGACACACAAACGACGACGCATCACTCACGCATTGGATCGAACAGCGTTTGATGCCGCTGCGCTCGCTGGATGAAGTCGCTCAACGCGCAGCCGTTACTTTGATCTGGAAACAAACGCCGGCACGTATGCGTTTGGTGGTGATGAAACTCATCACGGGTGCCTTCCGCGTCGGAGTCAGCAAACGATTGGTGACACGTGCGATCGCAGCACAGTCAGGCATCTCGGCGGACGTCGTTTCTCACCGATTGATGGGCAATTGGAAACCAACGCCTGATTTTTACCAACGACTAGTCGACCCCGATGTGCAAGACACCGTCGCCAGCCAACCGTATCCGTTTTGCTTGGCCCATCCCATCGATATTCAGCAAGGTCCTCAGACCCTGGGTAGCTGTCATGACTATTTCGCTGAGTGGAAATGGGACGGTATTCGTGGACAATTGATTCGCCGCAGCAAGCAAACTTTCATTTGGTCGCGTGGCGAAGAACTGATGGAAAATCGCTGGCCAGAGATCGAATCGGCGGCCGAAGCATTGTCTGATGGTACCGTTCTCGACGGAGAGATCTTGGCGGCGTTGCCGGATGGCGAAGTCTTGCCGTTCGCGCAACTGCAGCGCCGTATCAATCGAAAAACGGTCGGCAAGAAACTGCTTAGTGAAGTCCCCGTCGTATTTCACGCATTCGATTTGCTGGAGCACAACGGTGAAAACACTCGTGCGTTGCCACTGCTGGAGAGGCGAGCACGATTGGAGAGCCTCCTGTCAGCTATCGAACATCCTCACTTGAGGATCACGCAGTTGATCAAGGGTGATAGCTGGGACGACTGGGCGGCGATACGCGAGACCAGCCGTGAGATGAACACGGAAGGCCTGATGCTGAAACGCAAGGATTCCGTCTACGACGTCGGGCGAGTTCGCGGAACGTGGTGGAAATGGAAGGTCGCACCGTACTGCATCGACGCGGTTCTGATCTACGCACAAAAAGGACATGGTAAACGAGCGAGTTTGTATACCGATTACACGTTCGCCTTATGGGATGGCGACCTGCTGGTTCCGGTGGCCAAAGCTTACAGCGGACTGGATGACAAGGAGATCCAACAAGTCGATCGATTCATTCGCCAAAATACAAAAGAGTCCTTTGGTCCCGTCCGCAGCGTGACACCCCAATTGGTCATGGAGATTGCCTTTGAAGGGTTACAAAAATCAACGCGACACAAAAGCGGAATCGCGACGCGTTTTCCCCGTATCGCCCGCTGGAGACACGACAAAAAGCCCGCCGACGCCAACACGCTACAAGACCTCCTCGCGCTCCTCCCGTAATGCGAATCCCATTGCGAATGCCTACAGAAACCAAACCGCCGACGCCTGTTCAGATCGTGGATCGATACTTCGAATCCACCGGGCGTAAGCCATTTCGCTTTCAGCGTGATGCCTGGCGTGCTTATCAAAACGGTCACAGTGGTTTGGTTCATTCGGCAACCGGCACCGGCAAAACACTCGCCGTTTGGATCGGCCCACTGCTGAAATGGATTCGTGAAAACCCCGATCGTTCCCAATGGAACCCCAAACACCCGCCGCCGCTGAAGGTCTTGTGGGTGACACCTCTACGTGCTCTTGCTGGAGACACGGAGAACTCATTGCGTCAACCTTTGGACGCGTTGGAAATCCCATGGCGATTGGAATCGAGAACGGGCGACAGCAAGGCAAGCGTGAAAGCTCGCCAGTTGAAGCGGCTGCCGACGGCGATGATCACAACGCCGGAGAGTTTGTCCCTGATGTTGACTCACGAAAAACTACTGAGTCAACTGTCGGGGTTGGAGGCCGTGGTCGTCGATGAATGGCATGAACTGCTGGGAACCAAACGCGGCGTCCAGACCGAACTGGCACTCGCACGGCTGCGACGACTCAATCCTCTGCTACGCACCTGGGGAGTCTCTGCAACACTCGGCAATCTGGATCAAGCCCTGGAGTCTCTCGTCGGTCTCAATCCTCCCACTGAGAGTCAGATCGTCCGTGGCTACACAAAGAAGAAACTGAAACTGGAATCTGTGATTCCCAAACGTGTGGATCGGTTTCCTTGGTCAGGGCACATCGGCACCAAAATGGTTCCTCAAGTCGCTGAGCTGATCGAGAGTGTCAACAGCACATTGGTTTTTGCTAACACACGTTCGCAGACGGAAATCTGGTATCAACAAATCTTGCAGCAACGTCCAGAGTGGGCTGGTCAGATTGCCATCCACCATGGTTCGCTTGACACGTCTGTACGACGTTGGGTGGAAGACGGACTGCGCAATGGCTCGCTGCGTGCGGTCGTCTGCACCAGCAGCCTGGACCTCGGTGTGGATTTCACCGCGGTGGACTTGGTGGTCCAGATCGGCAGCCCCAAAGGCGCGGCGAGATTGCTGCAACGTGCGGGCCGCAGCGGCCATCAACCCGATGCCATCAGCCGGCTCGCGTTCGTGCCCACCAATGCCATCGAGTTGATCGAGCTGGCGGCGGCTCAGGATGCGATCAAAGCAGGACATTTGGAAGCACGTCCGATGCTGAATCAACCGCTCGATGTGCTTGCTCAACATGCAATCACCGTCGCCATCGGTGGTGGATTCGAGTCTCGCGAGCTGCTGGACGAGATTCGAACCACCGTGGCCTATCAAACGGTAACCGATCAAGAATGGCAATGGGTGTTGGATTTTGTTGTTCGTGGCGGCAATTCGTTGACTGCGTATCCTGACTTCCACTGCGTGAAGATCGTCGACGGTCGCTACCAACTGACGGACCGCCGTATGATCACCAATCACCGAATGAACATTGGAACGATCGTCTCCGACGCCGCCATGCAGGTCAAATTTCAAAAGGGAAAAACGCTCGGCACCGCCGAAGAAAGCTTCTTGTCGAAACTAAATGCTGGCGATCGCTTTCTTTTCGCAGGTCGGCTCGTCTCGATGCTCCGAATCCGAGACAATGTTGCATATGTAAAACTTGCCAAAGGAAAACCAGATACGGTTCCGCGGTGGATGGGCGGACGGATGCCGCTATCGACGGAATTGAGCGCCGCGCTGCGAGAAAAAATCTCTGAGGCCGCCGAAGGAAAGCTGATCGGTCGTGAGATGAAATCTCTGAGGGGACTGCTGGAGTTGCAACAACGCTGGAGTAGTATTCCCAAATCCGACGAGCTGTTGATTGAAAAAATCAAGACTCGAGACGGTTACCAGATCTTCGTTTTCCCGTTTGAAGGTCGCCTCGTTCACGAAGGCCTCGCTGCGTTATTGGCCTATCGAATTTCTCGCTTCAAAGCGACCTCGTTTTCGATGGCCTGCAACGATCACGGTTTTGTCCTCCAGTCTCCGCACGATATCGACATTGCGACTGCAATCAGCCGAGGCGTGTTGCGAACCAAGGACTTGATCGACGACATCTTGCAGTGCATGAATTCGACGGAAATGGCAAAGCGACAGTTTCGTCAAATTGCTCGCGTCGCTGGACTGATTCAGCCCGGCTACCCCGGACAACGAAAAACAGCCAGCCATCTGCAAGCCAGCAGCAATTTGTTCTTTGACGTTTTTACGCAATACGATCCAGAGAACCTTCTGTTGGTGCAAAGCCGGAGGGAGGTCTTGGATTTTCAACTGGAAGCGAACCGGATGCGATCCGCTCTGCAGCGAATTTCCGACAGCCGTATCGTGATTGAAATGCCTGAGAGAGTGACGCCACTGGCGTTTCCACTGTTGGTCGATAAGCTGAGAGAGCGAGTCAGCAGTGAGACGCTCGCTGATCGCATTGCACGAATGCAAGCGGAGCTCGAACAAGCCGCGTCGGCATGAGCCCCATCAAACTCAAATTCACTCCGTTGAATTGACTCTTGGCAATACATCGATTGTGCCCGACTCCATTGATATCCAACTCGCGGACAACACGTTCACGCTCTACGCAGATCGCGGGCTTTTCTGGCCTGCCCAGTCGATTCTGTTCGTTGCGGATACTCATTTCGGCAAAGAGGCCACGTTTCGTCGTGGTGGCATTCCGGTTCCCGTGGGCACGACCGATGCAACGCTAGCAACGATCGCTCGGATGCTGCATCGGACCAACGCGAATCGGCTCTGTGTTCTCGGAGACATGTTTCATGCAAAATCATCCATTGCTGCACACGTTTGCGAATCATTGCTGCGTTTTTTTGAGCAGTTCCACAACGTCGAGGTGATGCTCGTTCGTGGTAATCATGATCTTCGAGTGGGAGCGTTGCCAATCTCGTGGCCGATCACGGTCATTGACCCCGGAATCAGGATCCGGAACGTGGCCCTGGGACATCACCCCGCCGACCGCGAAGCTGAATTTCCCTCTGCCTGCGAGCTCTACCTTTGCGGGCACATCCATCCGGCGATCCAAGTCTCATCGCGAATAGATCGATTGGGAAAACGGCCATGCTTCTGGCACTCACGCGGTCAAGTCGTACTGCCTGCTATTGGCGATTTCACCGGCACCCACGTCATCAAACCATCCGCTGGCGATACAACATGGGTGGTCGCGGAAAACGAAATATTCCGACATCCCTGTCATCGACGATGACGATGCTGGCCGTCAGGCCACGAGTTTGACGCAATGAAATGGATGCTCGAGAGGGGGTACCATTATCGTCCCGAAGGGACCTGACATAACAGCCCAGGGCAGAGCGCAGCGTCGCCCTGGGTTACTGTGCATCGTTTCCCCACCGAGCCCCGAAGTGGGCGTTACCGCGTTTGGGAGTAGATGAGTGCTGTGTACGGTGGCAACTCGATACGCCCTCGACACGCTTGACCATCATGGGGTTCATCAATCGCATCGATGTCGCCACTCGCGTTTCCACCAAAATCAACACTGTAGATCTTTCGATCGCTGCTGAAGCGGCGGATCCATTTGCCAGCGGCGGGCAAACCAAAATCGTATTGCTCGTAGTGTTGGTTAGCGAAGTTAATGATGACGACGCAATCGTCTCCCGCACCTCCGTCACACCAACGTCGAAAGGCAACCACTTTGTCGTGGTGATTGAGGTGAAAGACATCGATGTGCCGCCCTATCATCCCCCTTGTATTGCCATCCCGATTGAGACGCAGTTGGATCAATTTTGAGGTGAGCTTGATGATCCCTGAATGCTCGTCTGCCTTTTCCCAATCAAGTTCATCGACATCTTGAAACCAACCGTCTTCTAGGAATTCCTGACCTTGAAAGAGCATCGGAATTCCTGGTGCAGTCATGGTCAATGCCAGTCCCAGCGTGGCTCGCTTTTGAGCGTACCAGTTGTCTGGAGCGGCCTCGTCGACTTCACTCGGCACGCGAGACTTCCCATTGGCAACTTCGTCGTGTGACTCCGTATAGATAACGCGTTGGAAGGGGTCTCCGTTGTAGCAGTGATAGAGAGCGTCTCGGATCTTGTTCATGTCACGGCCGGCATCATCCGACTGAATGATCACGTCACGAACCGGATGAACAAAGCTGGCATCCCATTGCGTGGCAAAACCTGCACCTCCCTCGATGTCAGACTTGGTGAGGTAGGCGTTGTTCTGCAAGTCCTCCGCGATCGTGATCGCGGACGGTTTGAAGTTGCTGATCTCACGATTGATCCACTGGGTCAATCCCCAGCCTTCTGGGATCTCATGCTCGCCGCTGGCGTCGATGCTGCGAATGTAGAGCGTCATGTCATAACGCAAACCATCGACGTGATAGTCCTGCAGCCACATCATTGCGTTGTCGCGAAGATAGGACCGTACTTCACCCCGGCCATAGTCCGGTCGTGTTTCGCCCCACGGGGTTGTACTACGGTAATCGTTGTAGAAGTAAATGCCGCCCTTGCCATTTTCGCTCCACCCGTCGAACTGCCAGATATCGAGATCGGACGGTCCGAAGTGGTTGTAAACAACATCAAGGATGACCGCAAATCCCGCCGCATGTGCGTCTTTGACAAATTGCTTGAACGCGGCGGGACCACCGTACGCACTTTCGACGGCGTAGATGTGCGCCGGGTTGTATCCCCACGAATAATCGCCCGCGAACTCCGCGACCGGCATGATTTGAATGGCATTGATTCCTAGCTTTTTCAGATGATCGAAACGCTGAGAAAAAGTCGCAAATCCACCCGGCTGATCCTCTTCCGAGCGATTGAACGTCCCCAGGTGCGCTTCGTAAATGACCAGTTCGTTCCAGTGCGGCATCTGAAAGTCATCACCATCCCAATCAAATTCAGGATCATGGACCAGGCCGACACCGACGGAGTTGGTGACTGCGCGAACCCGAGGATCGATTCGATCAAAGGTGTTCTCGCCATTGCGGATTCGATACTTGTACTCAGCACCCATTTCGGCATTCTCGACCCATGCGAACCAGTGGCCGTTGTCCTCCCGCTCCATCGGATTCACGTCCCCGTCCCAATCATTAAACGATCCGACGACGCTCACTGCGTCGGCATTGGGAGCCCAAACACGAAAGGCAATTCCCTGATCGAGATGAATCGGCCCGACGCCTGCGGGCCGCGTCTGGATTCCAAGTTGGTCGAGAGCATTCATGTTTTGATTCTGCGGCGGTTGTGAAAGAAAGGATCCCTCAAAGAGATGTCGCCCTTTCAGCATTTGTCGTACCCAATTCAACGAATTTTTATCGCTTGCTTTGAATTTGGAAGGAAGGTCTCGCGATTCGACGAGCGTGAGCGAAAATTAACCGCATTGACCGATTGCCGAGCGGTTTTCCAGTGATTGCTCGGATCCGATTCAAGTTTTCGAGGATGGCACTGCGTTTGCGAAGGGGAATGGTTCACACGCCCCTCTGACAGGAATCGTCTCTTGACCAAAACGTCCTCCTATCGCATTCCGGTCGATTTGACCCGAGCGATTTGCATCACCGCCATTCTCGTCGCCTTGAGTGCAGCTTTCGTGCTCGCTCGAGAGATCGTCTTGATCCTCTTCCTTGGCGTTCTGTTTGGAGTCTTTCTCACGAAACTTTCTGGCTGGGTCAGCGGCAAAGCTCCCTTGGGCTACAAAGGATCTCTTGCAAGTGTGGTGATTGCCCTGCTGGTCATGTTTGCGGGCGCCAACGCCTTCTTTTTCGTTCAGATCAATCACCAAGTCGAAAAGGCGAGCGAAAAGATCGATGAGGGGATGATGGAGCTGAGAAGCCTTGTCAAGGAATATCCGGTACTCGATTCGACAGTTGCTTCCACGCCCTTTCTGTCCGAAGCCATGGGAATGAATCAGGAGAAGAACTCGTCTCAGCAAACGTCAGCTAAGGAAAGCGATTCGAAAAGCGATGACGGGAAAAATGATGATGGGAAAAGCGAGAGCACTGACAAAGCGGGCTTGCAGCTTGACAGCGTACCTGAACCGGTTTCGAAGGCCGCCGGAGCCATCGGGCAAATGTTCAAGACGACGTTTGGGTTGGTCGTCAACAGTGTGCTGATCTTCTTTGTCGGTCTTTTCCTCGCGATCTCACCGAGCACCTACCGCGATGGCTTGGTTTGTCTGGTTCCTAAGCCACGACGCCCGCGGATCACCGAGGTCCTCGATCGTACTGGGGTCACTCTTTGGCGATGGCTTATTGGGCGCTTCGGATCAATGCTGGCCACGGGAGGTGGTGCCTTTCTGCTGCTACTGGCCCTCGGGGTACCAATGGCCGGTACGCTCGGGATCATTACCGCTCTGCTGACTTTCATTCCGAACATTGGCGCGGCAGTCGCGTTGTTCCTGGCCGTTTTGTTCGCGCTGCCCCAGGGGACCGGCGTGGTTACCGCCGTGATCGGTGGCTACATGGTCTTGCAACTTTTTGAGAGTTACGTCGTCACGCCATTGATCCAGCAAAAAGCTGTATCGCTGCCACCAGCCCTGCTGATCTCGTTCCAAGCGGTCATGGGCGTGCTTTTTGGGTTTACTGGAGCCGCCGTTGCGTCGCCGCTATTGGCCGGAGGAAAAACGATCGTCGAGATGTTGTACGTCGAAGACTACTTGGAATCGGATTGAGGAATCCCAGTCTTATTCATTCTCTCTTCATACGGCACTCCATGGCACCTGCCGTCGGCCAAAGGGCTGGCAGGTTTTCGACCGCGGTGATCGATCACAAGGCAGTGGCTGAGTTCCATGCGTTGACCGAGCATCACTCGATGTGAACGAGAATTCTTTGGCGCAAGATGTGCTCGCAGTAGCGGTTGTCCCCTCCACGCCGGCCCAAGACTCAAGTGCAACTTATCGATGAAGTGTTTGATTCCCGTCCTTGCGATCGTGGCGCTGGTCGGTTGCACGCCAGAGCGCTCGCCAGATACTGATACGCCCCCACCGCCTCCGGGCGTCCTCGTGGAACCGGCAACGGCCCGCGACATCATCGACTTTCGAGAATTCACGGGCCGAACAGCGGCGGTCGATTCAGTGGAACTACGTGCACGCGTGAGCGGATATCTGCGGCAAACGCCCCGAACAAAAGGCAATGTCGAGTCGGAGCTACAGGTCAAAGTCGACGAGGGGATGCTGGTCAAGGAGAACGACCTGCTCTTTGTCATCGATCGCAAGCCCTATCAGCTCGCATTGCAGCAATCACAGGGGGCATTGGATGCGGCGAAAGCCAAGCTGAAACAGGCCAACAAAGATCTGTCTCGAAGCGAGCAGCTCTTGGATCGCAATGCCACCAGTCGGGCGGAGTACGATCAGTCCATCGCTGCGGTCGCCGATCTGCAAGGTCAGATCGAAACGCTCAAAGCGACTGTAGCCCGCAACGAGTTGGATCTCGACTACACGCAAGTTCGCTCACCCATCGACGGCTTGCTGGGTCGGACGCTGGTGACGGTTGGCAATTTGGTTTCCGCAGATTCAACGATCCTGTCGACCGTGGTCTCGATCAACCCCATCTATGTCGATTTCGATGTGGATGAACAGTCTGTTCTCGACTACCGCACCAGAATGCTCGATGGAAAAGTTGACAACGCTCGTAAGACAAAGATCAAGGCTTGGCTGGGCTTGGGAAACGAATCTGGTTTTCCTCATGAAGGCGTGATCGATTTTGTCAACAATGTTACCGACCCGAATACGGGAAACACGCGAGTTCGTGCGACCTTTGAGAATGAGACCGGGATTCTGTCACCCGGTTTGTTTGCTCGTGTCAGGGTTCCATTCACTGCAAAGTACAAAGCGACTCTTGTGCCGTCCAATTCCATCGCAATGGACCAACAGGGACGTCACGTGATGGTCGTCCGTGACGACAACGAAGTTTCACGACGGTCTGTGACGCTGGGGCCCATCCGAGACGACATGACGGTCGTTCGCGATGGCATTCAAGCCGGTGAGCGAGTCGTCATATCGGGTCTGCAAAAGATTCGTCCTGGAATAAAAGTGCGAGTGGAAAATGAGCCGTCCGGATCGACCAAGAACTCAGACTCAAGTGAAGACGTCGGTGACGGAGCATGATTTCAAACTTCTTTATCAATCGTCCCGTTGCGGCGAATGTAATCGCCGTGATGACCGTGATTCTAGGGCTCGTCGGGCTATGGAATCTGCCAGTGGAGCGGTACCCCAACATCACGCCGCCGACCATTCAGGTGACAGCTACCTATCCGGGCGCCAGTGCCCAGGTGATGTCCGACACCGTCGCGGCGCCTTTGGAGCAGCAAATCAATGGCGTCGAGAACATGCTCTACATGACTTCCACGTCGTCTTCCAATGGCAGCTACTCTTTGACAGTGACGTTCGAGGTCGGCACCGATCTGGAGGAATCCCAGGTATTGGTGCAAAACCGAGTCGCGTTGGCAGAACCTTTCCTGCCGACGGATGTTCGCCAACAAGGCATTTCGGTCAAGAAGCAATCTTCCAACATCCTGTTGGTCGTCTCTCTGACCTCGCCGGACCAAACGTTCGACAGTTTGTACCTTTCGAACTATGCCACCCTGCGTTTGAAGGACGAACTCAGTCGAGTCGATGGCGTGGGCGACGTCACGGTCAGTGGTGCCGGCGCCTACAGCATGCGAGTCTGGGCAGACCCGACGAAGATGGACGCTCGGGGATTAACGTTTCAAGATTTGCTGAATCAACTGCGACAACAGAACGTCCAGGTCGCTGCAGGGCAGATTGCCCAACCACCGCTGGACAATTCTCAGGCCTTTCAGCTCACGATGACAGCACTCGGCCGACTGTCTGAGGTGGAGCAGTTCGAAGAGATCATTGTCAAGGTCGGCGAGGACGGCAGCCTGACGCATTTGCGAGATGTCGCACGCATCGAATTGGGTGCACAGACGTACGATACATTCGCACAGAAAGGCGGGATATCGACTGCGAATCTGCTGATTTACCAATTACCCGGTGCCAACGCGTTGGAGGTAGCACAAGGTGTTCAAGCCAAGGTCGCGACATTGTCCCAGAAGTTTCCCGATGGACTCCAGTACGACGTCCCGTTCGACACAACCATCTTTGTTTCGTCTGCCATCAGCGAAGTCTACAAGACCCTCTTCGAGGCCGGCGTGCTGGTATTGATTGTGATCTTGGTCTTTCTGCAGGATTGGCGTGCCGTATTGATTCCTGCAACGACTGTCCCTGTCACCATCATCGGGGCGTTCGCCGTCATGCCCTTACTTGGTTTTTCGGTCAATCTACTCACACTCTTTGGTCTGGTGTTGGCAATCGGGATCGTCGTCGACGACGCGATTGTGATCGTCGAGAATGCGTCTCATCATATTGAGCGTGGGGAAGCGCCCAAGCAAGCCACCATCCGCGCGATGAGTGAGGTGACCGGTCCCGTGATTGGCATCACCGCGGTGTTGATGGCCGTGTTCATTCCGACGACATTTCTGGGCGGGATCACCGGACAGCTCTATCGTCAGTTCGCGTTGACCATCGCAGCGACCGCGTTGCTCAGCGCGATCAACGCGCTGACACTGAAGCCCGCTCAGTGCGCTCTTTGGCTGCGACCAGTGCGGGAAAACGAAAAAAAGTTTATTTTGTCACGTTGGTTCAACAAGGTCTTTGGCTGGATCGAGTCCGCCTATGTCCTTTGCGTCGCCGGTTTGCTTCGTGCATGGCCCGCGGTTCTAATCCTATTTGTGTTGACGATCGGAGCTACGGCTTGGTGGTACCGACAGGTGCCCACCGGATTCTTGCCGATGGAAGATCAAGGCTATCTGATCACCGCGATTCAATTGCCCGACGCAGCTTCACAAGACCGTACGCGTGATGTTATCGAGCAAATGAATGACATCCTGGCAGAGCAACCAGGTGTGAAGACATGGTTCACACTCGGCGGGTTGTCATTACTGGAAGGCAGCCAGTCGTCCAACGCAGCGACGATGTTCATCGGGCTGAAGGATTGGGATCAGCGTACAACGCCGGACGTCCAGCAAATGCCATTGATCGGACAACTCTCTCAAAAGTTTGGTGCAATCAAAGATGCCTTTATCCTGGTCATCCCACCACCTGCTATCCAGGGATTGGGAACCAGCGGTGGTTTTGAAATGCAAGTCGAGGATCGTGGAGGAGCGGGGCTCCTGCAATTGCAATCGGCCGTCAATGAGTTGCTGGCAGCGGCGGCGGAGGACCCCCAGCTACAAAGAGTCAACTCGACTTTCCGAGCCGGTGTCCCACAGTTGTATGCCGATGTGAATCGCGAAAAAGTAATCAGTATGCAAGTCCCGCTTGGCGATGTTTTCACAACCCTGCAAGCTGCATTGGGCTCTGCTTACGTGAACGATTTCAATAAGTTTGGACGCACCTATCGCGTCACACTGCAGGCGGACGGTCCCTTTCGAGACGAAGTTGATGATGTGCGTCGATTGAACG from Stieleria varia carries:
- a CDS encoding efflux RND transporter permease subunit, whose product is MISNFFINRPVAANVIAVMTVILGLVGLWNLPVERYPNITPPTIQVTATYPGASAQVMSDTVAAPLEQQINGVENMLYMTSTSSSNGSYSLTVTFEVGTDLEESQVLVQNRVALAEPFLPTDVRQQGISVKKQSSNILLVVSLTSPDQTFDSLYLSNYATLRLKDELSRVDGVGDVTVSGAGAYSMRVWADPTKMDARGLTFQDLLNQLRQQNVQVAAGQIAQPPLDNSQAFQLTMTALGRLSEVEQFEEIIVKVGEDGSLTHLRDVARIELGAQTYDTFAQKGGISTANLLIYQLPGANALEVAQGVQAKVATLSQKFPDGLQYDVPFDTTIFVSSAISEVYKTLFEAGVLVLIVILVFLQDWRAVLIPATTVPVTIIGAFAVMPLLGFSVNLLTLFGLVLAIGIVVDDAIVIVENASHHIERGEAPKQATIRAMSEVTGPVIGITAVLMAVFIPTTFLGGITGQLYRQFALTIAATALLSAINALTLKPAQCALWLRPVRENEKKFILSRWFNKVFGWIESAYVLCVAGLLRAWPAVLILFVLTIGATAWWYRQVPTGFLPMEDQGYLITAIQLPDAASQDRTRDVIEQMNDILAEQPGVKTWFTLGGLSLLEGSQSSNAATMFIGLKDWDQRTTPDVQQMPLIGQLSQKFGAIKDAFILVIPPPAIQGLGTSGGFEMQVEDRGGAGLLQLQSAVNELLAAAAEDPQLQRVNSTFRAGVPQLYADVNREKVISMQVPLGDVFTTLQAALGSAYVNDFNKFGRTYRVTLQADGPFRDEVDDVRRLNVRNVAGNMVSLGSLMQIEEIFGPQIIRRFNLYPAANVTGSAARGVSSGEALKKMAQLAEKSFPESIGFDWSGVSLQESQAKGEELYVFGLAILIVYLVLAFLYESWVLPFAVILVVPLGLLGTVAAISLLGMDNNTYVQIGVVLIIALASKNAILIVEFARDLRLQGQSIRQAALAAARMRFRPILMTSFAFILGVLPLVFATGAAAASRRSLGTAVCGGMITSTILAVFFTPVFYVVFQWISELQHGRGDPPAGLEGDPE